A genomic segment from Aquila chrysaetos chrysaetos chromosome 11, bAquChr1.4, whole genome shotgun sequence encodes:
- the R3HCC1L gene encoding coiled-coil domain-containing protein R3HCC1L, with the protein MQQEAEGGRPRHRKPDMALYVPKARRERAAQVVGDTLAGHRQEPENHRLAQDACRGSGEGQRRSPRARTQAGRAVRRESKVDAGPKEPRAASVGCCRRPGGSCPAVPGGPGASPSVREPCSDPAVAQPWHGQDKASHDEGLGELSRSHRMMRTEPDPASPPSAQPGAMEATPEPGGNPTSPTPPAIPMLVCRTGLSGVSEHLGDGTPDPAGDLSQHPGEVVLQLAGPSNRGSVPGLAWEVAALKAQEEERECGESLLAGQSKSCAAGVPKEEERWGGTAELAGESTVDAPGGASCKPGCSRGGAGDVPVLPGESTPGQGIVSLSQLLPGKQENAAGVGHPGGEGDPVPAAEGVGSAPAGTDGSARAESGPLDADEEPASGASERAPPESREPPPHLELLCHGVEGLSPVAWAKEPSGAGEDMGLPQQHRCSREAEEEKGGLHSGSPKVERASAGTPSQASPGAEESWDALFNDDGDCLDPRLLEELLGGEKRRESRQSPRFDYYGAEPTAPDLSDAELPHVIEIYDFPSDFRTEDLLRVFCSYQKKGFDIKWVDDTHALGIFSSPLTARDALSTKHLLVKTRPLSQGTHASKAKARAYADYLQPAKERPETSAALARRLVIGALGVRSNQTPAQRDAERRKLQEARERKRLENKQREDAWEGRD; encoded by the exons ATGCAGCAGGAGGCGGAGGGTGGCCGGCCGCGCCACAGGAAGCCCGACATGGCCCTCTACGTGCCCAAAGCGCGGCGGGAGAGAGCGGCGCAAGTGGTGGGTGACACGCTGGCCGGGCATCGCCAGGAGCCTGAGAACCACCGCCTGGCACAGGACGCTTGCCGGGGCAGCGGCGAGGGGCAGAGGCGAAGCCCCCGTGCCAGGACACAGGCGGGCAGAGCGGTGAGGAGGGAGAGCAAGGTGGATGCCGGCCCAAAGGAGCCGCGGGCAGCCTCTGTCGGGTGCTGCCGGAGGCCGGgaggcagctgccctgctgtGCCGGGGGGCCCGGGGGCATCGCCCAGTGTGCGGGAGCCGTGCTCAGATCCGGCTGTTGCCCAGCCCTGGCACGGGCAGGACAAAGCATCCCATGATGAAGGACTCGGGGAGCTCAGCCGCAGCCACCGGATGATGAGGACCGAGCCTGACCCTGCATCCCCACCGAGTGCCCAGCCTGGGGCCATGGAGGCTACCCCTGAGCCCGGGGGCAACCCCACTAGCCCAACACCCCCTGCTATCCCAATGCTGGTGTGTCGGACAGGGCTGAGTGGCGTGTCGGAGCATTTGGGGGACGGCACCCCGGATCCAGCTGGGGAcctctcccagcacccaggAGAGGTTGtcctgcagctggcagggcCGAGCAACCGGGGCAGTGTGCCCGGGCTGGCATGGGAGGTTGCAGCTCTGAAAgcccaggaggaggagagggagtgtGGGGAGTCTCtcctggcagggcagagcaagagctgtgctgctggggtgccgaaggaggaggagaggtggggagGCACAGCTGAGCTTGCCGGGGAGAGCACCGTGGATGCACCAGGAGGAGCCAGCTGCAAACCCGGGTGCTCGAGGGGTGGTGCGGGTGACGTGCCAGTGCTCCCAGGGGAGAGCACCCCAGGGCAGGGCATTGTCAGCctgtcccagctcctgcctggcaAGCAGGAGAATGCTGCTGGTGTCGGGCATCCCGGTGGGGAGGGTGACCCAGTGCCTGCTGCGGAGGGAGTGGGCAGCGCTCCTGCCGGCACAGATGGCAGTGCCAGGGCTGAGAGTGGCCCGCTGGATGCTGATGAGGAGCCGGCGAGCGGAGCGTCGGAGAGGGCACCCCCGGAGAGCCGCGAGCCCCCGCCACACCTGGAGCTGCTGTGCCACGGCGTAGAGGGTCTCTCACCAGTGGCCTGGGCCAAGGAGCCTTCAGGGGCAGGCGAGGACATGGGCTTACCGCAGCAGCACCGGTGCAGCCGGGAGGCcgaggaggaaaagggaggtcTCCACAGCGGCTCCCCAAAGGTAGAGCGGGCCAGTGCCGGGACCCCAAGCCAGGCCAGCCCAGGTGCCGAGGAGAGCTGGGACGCGCTGTTCAATGACGACGGGGACTGCCTGGACCCGCGCCTGCTGGAGGAG CTCTTGGGGGGTGAGAAGCGCCGGGAGAGCCGGCAGTCACCCCGCTTCGACTACTATGGGGCCGAGCCCACCGCACCAGACCTCAGTGATGCCGAGCTGCCCCACGTCATCGAGATCTATGATTTCCCCTCGGATTTCCGCACTGAGGACCTGCTGCGTGTCTTCTGCAGCTATCA gaaaaaaggctttgataTTAAGTGGGTGGATGACACGCACGCCCTGGGCATCTTCTCCAGCCCCCTAACAG cacGCGATGCCCTCAGCACCAAGCACCTGCTGGTGAAGACGCGCCCGCTCTCCCAGGGCACCCATGCCTCTAAAGCCAAAGCCAGGGCGTACGCCG ACTACCTGCAGCCAGCCAAGGAGCGCCCTGAAACATCGGCCGCCCTGGCCAGGCGGCTGGTGATCGGTGCCCTCGGGGTACGCAGCAACCAGACACCAGCCCAGCGAGATGCTGAGCGGAGGAAGCTGCAAGAAGCCCGGG agaggaagcGCCTGGAGAACAAGCAGCGGGAGGATGCCTGGGAGGGCCGGGACTGA
- the LOXL4 gene encoding LOW QUALITY PROTEIN: lysyl oxidase homolog 4 (The sequence of the model RefSeq protein was modified relative to this genomic sequence to represent the inferred CDS: deleted 1 base in 1 codon), producing MVMPAAARPILLPLVLLLCWVVPSGQEPAPVQLRLAGPRGSAGEGRLEVLYQGRWGTVCDDGFDFHAATVACRQLGYTAAVTWTHSATYGQGEGPIWLDNVRCGGSEGSLAECVHNGWGTSDCHHGEDAGVVCSGQRLPGSPPQAATSGHLGEVPGLSLEEVRLKPILARAKLSMPVTEGAVEVKHNGRWRQVCDAGWTRNNSRVVCGMLGFPREKHVNTSFYRKLWNMKLKDPNSSLKSLSQKNSFWVHKVRCQGTEPHLARCPTQVAPPAPRQQACPHGMHAIVSCLPGPTFQKGKGKGRSKTSPGKVLPVRLRAGTHAGEGRVEVLRHGQWGTVCDKQWDLAAASVVCRQLGYGTAKQALVGAQMGQGLGPIHMSEVRCTGHEQSLGECRFQDAERSGCRHEADAAVRCHVPHMDFQTQVRLAGGRSPEEGVVEVLAPVQGRLQWGAVCGAQWGLNEAMVVCRQLGLGFASHALQETWYWAGSPDAAQVVMSGVRCAGTELALQQCQRHGPVHCPSGGGRFSAGVTCTAHAPDLVMNAQLVQETAYLEDRPLELLYCAHEERCLSRSADHMHWPYGHRRLLRFSSQIHNLGRADFRPKMGRHAWTWHQCHRHFHSIEVFTHYDLLTLNGSKVAEGHKASFCLEDTNCPEGLQRRFACANFGEQGVSVGCWDTYRHDIDCQWIDITDVPPGSYTFQVVVNPKHEVAESDFSNNVMRCRCKYDGQRVWMHGCHTSDAYGADVVNDLERQERLANNLV from the exons ATGGTGATGCCAGCTGCTGCTAGACCCATCCTGCTGccgctggtgctgctgctgtgctgggtggTCCCCAGCGGGCAGGAGCCAGCCCCGGTGCAGCTGCGGCTGGCGGGGCCGCGGGGGTCGGCCGGGGAGGGCCGGCTGGAGGTGCTGTACCAGGGGCGCTGGGGCACCGTCTGCGATGACGGCTTCGACTTCCACGCGGCCACCGTCGCCTGCCGGCAGCTGGGCTACACCGCGGCCGTCACCTGGACCCATAGTGCCACCTACGGCCAAGGGGAAG GCCCCATCTGGCTGGACAACGTGCGGTGCGGGGGCAGCGAGGGCTCCCTGGCGGAGTGCGTCCACAACGGCTGGGGCACCAGCGACTGCCACCATGGCGAGGATGCCGGCGTGGTGTGCTCGGGACAGCGCctgcccggcagc cccccccaggccgCCACCTCTGGTCACCTGGGAGAG GTGCCGGGGCTGAGCCTGGAGGAGGTGCGGCTCAAGCCCATCCTGGCGCGAGCCAAGCTGAGCATGCCGGTGACGGAGGGTGCCGTGGAGGTGAAGCACAACGGGCGCTGGAGGCAGGTGTGCGATGCTGGCTGGACCAGGAACAACAGTCGCGTGGTCTGCGGGATGCTGGGCTTCCCCCGGGAGAAGCACGTCAACACCAGCTTTTACCG GAAGCTCTGGAACATGAAGCTGAAGGACCCCAACTCCAG CCTGAAGTCCCTCAGCCAGAAGAACAGCTTCTGGGTCCACAAGGTGCGGTGCCAGGGCACGGAGCCCCACCTGGCCCGCTGCCCCACACAGGTGGCCCCACCGGCCCCCCGCCAGCAAGCCTGCCCCCACGGCATGCACGCCATCGTCAGCTGCCTCCCCGGCCCTACCTTCCAGAAGGGCAAGGGCAAGGGCAGGAGCAAGACCTCCCCAGGAAAG GTGCTCCCAGTGCGACTGCGAGCGGGCACCCATGCCGGTGAGGGCCGGGTGGAGGTGCTGCGCCACGGGCAGTGGGGCACCGTGTGTGACAAGCAGTGGGACCTGGCCGCGGCCAGCGTGGTGTGCCGGCAGCTGGGCTACGGGACAGCGAAGCAGGCCCTGGTGGGAGCCCAGATGGGCCAAG GCCTGGGGCCCATCCACATGAGCGAGGTACGGTGCACTGGCCACGAGCAGTCCCTGGGCGAGTGCCGCTTCCAGGACGCTGAGCGGAGCGGGTGCCGGCACGAGGCTGATGCCGCCGTCCGCTGCCATGTGCCCCACATGGACTTCCAGACCCAG GTGCGGCTGGCCGGGGGCCGCAGCCCCGAGGAGGGTGTGGTGGAGGTGCTGGCGCCGGTGCAGGGGCGGCTGCAGTGGGGCGCAGTGTGCGGTGCACAGTGGGGGCTGAACGAGGCCATGGTcgtctgcaggcagctggggctgggctttGCCAGCCATGCCCTCCAG gAGACGTGGTACTGGGCAGGCAGCCCCGACGCCGCCCAGGTGGTGATGAGCGGGGTGCGCTGTGCCGGCACCGAGCTGGCCCTCCAGCAGTGCCAGCGCCACGGCCCCGTCCACTGCCCCAGTGGCGGGGGACGCTTCTCGGCGGGGGTCACCTGCACCGCCC ATGCCCCGGACCTGGTGATGAACGCCCAGCTGGTGCAGGAGACAGCCTACCTAGAGGACCGGCCGCTGGAGCTGCTGTACTGCGCACACGAGGAGCGCTGCCTCTCCCGCTCCGCCGACCACATGCACTGGCCCTACGGCCACCGCCGCCTCCTCCGCTTCTCCTCCCAGATCCACAACCTGGGCAGAGCCGATTTCCGACCCAAGATGGGGCGCCACGCCTGGACCTGGCACCAGTGCCACCG GCACTTCCACAGCATCGAGGTCTTCACCCACTATGACCTGCTGACGCTCAACGGCTCCAAGGTGGCCGAAGGGCACAAGGCCAGCTTTTGCCTGGAGGACACCAACTGCCCCGAGG GGCTGCAGCGACGCTTCGCCTGTGCCAACtttggggagcagggggtgAGCGTGGGGTGCTGGGACACCTACCGCCACGACATCGACTGCCAGTGGATTGACATCACTGACGTGCCGCCGGGCAGCTACACCTTCCAG GTGGTCGTGAACCCCAAGCATGAGGTGGCTGAGTCAGACTTCTCCAACAACGTGATGCGGTGCCGGTGCAAGTACGACGGGCAGCGTGTCTGGATGCATGGCTGCCACACAA GTGATGCCTATGGCGCCGACGTGGTGAACGATCTGGAGCGACAGGAGCGCCTGGCCAACAACCTTGTGTGA